A stretch of the Vicia villosa cultivar HV-30 ecotype Madison, WI unplaced genomic scaffold, Vvil1.0 ctg.000564F_1_1, whole genome shotgun sequence genome encodes the following:
- the LOC131629405 gene encoding uncharacterized protein LOC131629405, giving the protein MGKAKEWYLDQLPNVMTDWNLLEENFLERYFPQSRFMEAKTAIAVFTQGSNESLNEAWERFKSILRKCKGHGFDDLTQIHIFRNGLQPVHKTLLDATAGGSLISKSAKDATMIIDRMELNDLQTQHDRSLSQRKPGVLELNTNDAILAQNKILSQQVELLTKQMSKLPQQMKEIHGMQMTSQVASCEFCEGDHPTGFCPPPEGEEVNYVNNQHQGYQRQPPYHNNSYQRNNQGFQPSRFNNQHNQHQSPYQSPSPQGQSQQPQGGSSKLEDTLNQFMQVSMENQKTNVASIKNLENQVGQLAKQLAEQ; this is encoded by the coding sequence ATGGGGAAAGCCaaagaatggtatcttgatcaattaCCAAACGTGATGACGGATTGGAATTTATTGGAAGAAAATTTTTTAGAGAGATATTTTCCTCAATCCCGATTCATGGAAGCCAAAACGGCAATTGCGGTATTCACTCAAGGAAGCAACGAATCTTTAAATGAGGCTTGGGAAAGATTCAAATCCATACTTAGAAAATGCAAGGGTCATGGTTTTGATGATCTCACACAAATCCACATCTTCCGAAATGGGCTTCAACCGGTACACAAAACACTtttggatgctaccgcgggtggatcCTTAATATCAAAAAGTGCGAAGGATGCAACAATGATAATTGATCGTATGGAACTCAATGATCTCCAAACTCAACATGATAGGAGTCTATCACAAAGAAAGCCGGGTGTTCTTGAATTAAATACCAATGATGccatccttgctcaaaacaagATTCTCTCTCAACAAGTAGAGTTACTCACCAAGCAAATGTCGAAGCTCCCACAACAAATGAAGGAAATTCATGGAATGCAAATGACTTCTCAAGTAGCAAGTTGTGAATTTTGCGAAGGTGACCACCCTACCGGCTTTTGTCCACCACCCGAAGGAGAGGAGGTTAATTATGTGAACAACCAACATCAAGGCTATCAAAGGCAACCTCCATACCACAACAACTCTTATCAAAGGAATAACCAAGGATTCCAACCCTCAAGATTCAACAACCAACACAACCAACATCAAAGCCCCTATCAAAGTCCAAGTCCACAAGGTCAAAGTCAACAACCTCAAGGCGGAAGCTCAAAATTGGAAGACACTCTCAACCAATTCATGCAAGTTTCCATGGAGAATCAAAAGACTAATGTGGCTTCCATAAAGAATTTAGAGAATCAAGTGGGGCAGCTTGCAAAACAATTGGCCGAACAATAA